A genome region from Brienomyrus brachyistius isolate T26 chromosome 23, BBRACH_0.4, whole genome shotgun sequence includes the following:
- the LOC125718826 gene encoding uncharacterized protein LOC125718826 isoform X2: MSSHAAAAISAMITSQVYPQMWRPAPRPARRGQNRSRQPKDRAIFSKGNTKAVASIQVLIGVGGLATVFFTYLLLHGIPAVFITISLVFSVMCIISGLVSAFARGNKLIIAAVVTSSLSAIMALASIVIDRLFVFCGLCSGIVLFLSSLNLIITVLSIVYGCKALCHADTQEPVASRQEGWRDGLSRRQDEKMLNTIILGPQAKNPATHQP; this comes from the exons ATGTCCAGTCATGCGGCTGCTGCCATCTCCGCCATGATCACCAGCCAGGTGTACCCGCAGATGTGGCGACCGGCACCGCGCCCTGCCAGGCGGGGCCAGAATCGCAGCCGGCAGCCCAAGGATCGGGCCATCTTCTCAAAGGGGAATACCAAAGCTGTAGCG AGCATACAGGTTTTAATCGGAGTTGGAGGCCTTGCCACGGTCTTCTTTACATACCTACTGTTGCATGGCATCCCCGCTGTTTTCATCACGATTTCTTTGGTTTTTAGCGTAATG TGTATCATCAGCGGGTTGGTGTCTGCCTTTGCCAGGGGAAATAAGCTG ATCATAGCGGCTGTCGTCACCAGCTCCCTCAGCGCCATCATGGCCCTCGCCAGCATCGTCATCGACAGACTTTTTGTCTTCTGCGGCTTGTGTAGC GGGATTGTGCTGTTCCTCTCCAGCCTGAACCTCATCATCACTGTGCTGAGTATAGTTTACGGGTGCAAGGCTCTCTGCCATGCTGACACCCAG GAGCCTGTAGCCAGCAGACAAGAAGGTTGGAGGGATGGGTTGTCTAGACGGCAAGATGAGAAAATGCTGAATACCATCATTCTCGGCCCGCAGGCCAAG AACCCCGCTACTCACCAACCGTGA
- the LOC125718826 gene encoding uncharacterized protein LOC125718826 isoform X1 produces MCPMCPILPRSRMSSHAAAAISAMITSQVYPQMWRPAPRPARRGQNRSRQPKDRAIFSKGNTKAVASIQVLIGVGGLATVFFTYLLLHGIPAVFITISLVFSVMCIISGLVSAFARGNKLIIAAVVTSSLSAIMALASIVIDRLFVFCGLCSGIVLFLSSLNLIITVLSIVYGCKALCHADTQEPVASRQEGWRDGLSRRQDEKMLNTIILGPQAKNPATHQP; encoded by the exons aTGTGTCCCATGTGCCCGATCCTACCAAGATCCAGGATGTCCAGTCATGCGGCTGCTGCCATCTCCGCCATGATCACCAGCCAGGTGTACCCGCAGATGTGGCGACCGGCACCGCGCCCTGCCAGGCGGGGCCAGAATCGCAGCCGGCAGCCCAAGGATCGGGCCATCTTCTCAAAGGGGAATACCAAAGCTGTAGCG AGCATACAGGTTTTAATCGGAGTTGGAGGCCTTGCCACGGTCTTCTTTACATACCTACTGTTGCATGGCATCCCCGCTGTTTTCATCACGATTTCTTTGGTTTTTAGCGTAATG TGTATCATCAGCGGGTTGGTGTCTGCCTTTGCCAGGGGAAATAAGCTG ATCATAGCGGCTGTCGTCACCAGCTCCCTCAGCGCCATCATGGCCCTCGCCAGCATCGTCATCGACAGACTTTTTGTCTTCTGCGGCTTGTGTAGC GGGATTGTGCTGTTCCTCTCCAGCCTGAACCTCATCATCACTGTGCTGAGTATAGTTTACGGGTGCAAGGCTCTCTGCCATGCTGACACCCAG GAGCCTGTAGCCAGCAGACAAGAAGGTTGGAGGGATGGGTTGTCTAGACGGCAAGATGAGAAAATGCTGAATACCATCATTCTCGGCCCGCAGGCCAAG AACCCCGCTACTCACCAACCGTGA